Proteins encoded within one genomic window of Halobacteroides halobius DSM 5150:
- a CDS encoding RidA family protein, which translates to MADLETVSTTEAPAAIGPYSQGVKCGNLLFVSGQIPLDPDPKRDDDLIKGGIEVQTKQVLENIKAILREADLELTDVVKTTLFISNMEDFEQINGVYSEYFTHHKPARACVEVARLPKGVGIEIEIIASID; encoded by the coding sequence ATGGCAGATTTAGAAACAGTTAGTACTACAGAGGCACCAGCAGCAATTGGCCCGTATTCTCAAGGGGTTAAATGTGGGAATCTACTATTTGTATCTGGGCAAATTCCTTTAGATCCTGATCCTAAAAGAGATGATGATTTAATAAAGGGCGGAATCGAAGTTCAAACCAAGCAGGTATTAGAGAATATAAAAGCTATTTTACGGGAAGCTGATTTAGAGTTAACTGATGTAGTAAAGACTACTTTATTTATTAGTAATATGGAAGACTTTGAGCAGATAAATGGTGTTTATAGCGAATATTTTACTCATCATAAGCCAGCTCGGGCTTGTGTTGAAGTAGCTAGACTACCTAAAGGTGTAGGTATTGAAATAGAAATTATAGCTAGTATTGATTAG
- the ilvA gene encoding threonine ammonia-lyase: protein MLVDLAKIKEAAQDLEGVIHKTDLTYSKTFSKLSNNQIYLKTENLQKTGSFKIRGAYNKITNLTKEEQEKGVIASSAGNHAQGVALGARKEGIQATIVMPENAPIAKVTATENYGAEVILHGNVFDDAYDKAMELKVERGMTFLHPFNDPDVIAGQGTIGLEIISELKDVDIILAPVGGGGLISGIAIAAKTLKPSLQVIGVESDHAASMKYSLEQGEIKSLEKANTIADGIAVKKPGNLTYQVCQEYVDRFVTVSDEEISNAILMLLERAKLTVEGAGATTLAAVLNNKLGVKDKKIATVLSGGNIDMNMISRIIERGLTRAGRKVRFKTVLKDQPGNLQQLLNQIAKLKANVISVTHNHHQVGIPIDRAEVELELETRNQKHAQKIYQSLEDKGYQLLTNI, encoded by the coding sequence ATGTTAGTTGATTTAGCAAAAATAAAAGAAGCAGCTCAAGATTTAGAGGGAGTTATACATAAAACTGATTTAACTTATAGTAAGACTTTTAGCAAGTTAAGTAATAATCAGATTTATCTCAAAACAGAGAATTTACAAAAGACAGGATCATTTAAAATTCGTGGAGCTTACAATAAAATAACTAACTTAACTAAAGAGGAGCAAGAAAAAGGTGTAATTGCTTCTTCAGCTGGAAATCATGCTCAAGGTGTTGCCCTAGGAGCTAGAAAAGAAGGAATCCAAGCAACTATTGTAATGCCTGAAAATGCTCCAATTGCTAAAGTAACAGCAACTGAGAATTACGGAGCAGAGGTTATACTACATGGTAATGTCTTTGATGATGCTTATGATAAAGCTATGGAATTAAAAGTAGAAAGAGGAATGACTTTTTTACATCCATTTAATGATCCAGATGTAATCGCTGGTCAAGGAACGATTGGTTTAGAAATAATTTCCGAGTTAAAAGATGTAGATATCATCTTGGCCCCTGTTGGGGGTGGAGGATTGATTTCTGGAATTGCAATTGCTGCTAAGACACTTAAACCTAGTCTTCAAGTAATTGGTGTAGAATCTGATCATGCTGCTTCTATGAAGTATTCTCTAGAGCAAGGGGAAATAAAAAGTTTGGAAAAAGCTAATACTATTGCTGATGGAATTGCTGTTAAGAAACCTGGTAATCTAACTTATCAAGTTTGCCAAGAATATGTTGATAGGTTTGTAACTGTTAGTGATGAAGAGATTTCTAATGCCATTTTAATGTTATTAGAACGGGCCAAGTTAACAGTTGAAGGTGCAGGGGCTACTACTCTAGCAGCAGTATTAAATAATAAGCTGGGAGTTAAAGATAAAAAAATAGCAACTGTATTAAGTGGTGGTAATATAGATATGAATATGATCTCTAGAATTATTGAACGAGGTTTAACAAGGGCAGGCCGAAAAGTAAGGTTTAAGACGGTTTTAAAAGATCAGCCGGGTAATTTACAGCAACTTTTAAATCAAATTGCTAAATTAAAAGCTAATGTAATTTCAGTGACTCATAATCACCATCAAGTAGGTATTCCAATTGATAGAGCAGAAGTAGAATTAGAGTTAGAAACTAGAAATCAAAAACATGCGCAAAAAATTTATCAATCTTTAGAGGATAAAGGATATCAGTTGTTGACTAATATTTAA
- a CDS encoding CTP synthase has product MTKYIFVTGGVVSSLGKGITAASLGRLLKERGLNVTVQKLDPYINVDPGTMSPYQHGEVFVTEDGAETDLDLGHYERFIDIDLNQNSNVTTGQIYSTVLTKERRGDYLGGTVQVIPHVTDEIKSRIKRLGDSEEVDVALIEIGGTVGDIEGLPFLETIRQCKHDFGAENVMYIHCTLIPYLNAANELKTKPTQHSVKELRRLGIQPDVIVCRSDRDLTQGVKDKIALFCDIEEEAVIQAKDLEYIYDVPLVMEEEGLADITLKNLKLEARVDKPDLSGWKKLVNKMKHLELNTTIAIVGKYVELPDAYISIVESLQHAGVANNTDIDIKWVHSEDIEEETAQEYLADVDGVLVPGGFGDRGIAGKIEAIKYARENKVPYFGICLGMQCAVIEFARNVCGLEEAHSAEFDDTEHPVIDLMPEQKDVEDKGGTMRLGVYPCKVKEDTVCREIYQSEIIYERHRHRYEFSNQFRKELTEAGLILSGVSPDDKLVEVVELKDHPWFVASQFHPEFKSRPNRPHPLFNGFVKAAITNK; this is encoded by the coding sequence ATGACTAAGTATATCTTTGTAACTGGTGGTGTAGTTTCTTCACTAGGTAAAGGAATTACAGCAGCATCTTTAGGAAGACTATTAAAAGAAAGAGGATTGAATGTTACAGTTCAGAAATTAGACCCTTATATCAATGTTGATCCAGGAACAATGAGTCCCTATCAACATGGGGAAGTATTTGTAACAGAAGATGGTGCAGAAACAGATTTAGATTTAGGGCATTATGAACGTTTTATAGATATTGATTTAAATCAAAATTCTAATGTAACAACTGGTCAAATTTATTCTACAGTATTAACTAAAGAACGAAGAGGGGATTATTTAGGAGGAACAGTGCAAGTAATTCCTCATGTAACTGATGAAATTAAATCTAGAATTAAAAGATTAGGAGATTCTGAAGAGGTTGATGTAGCTTTAATAGAAATTGGAGGAACAGTTGGCGATATAGAAGGACTACCTTTTTTAGAGACTATTAGACAGTGTAAGCATGATTTTGGTGCTGAAAATGTGATGTATATTCATTGTACATTGATACCATATTTAAATGCTGCTAATGAGTTAAAGACTAAACCAACGCAACATAGTGTTAAGGAGTTGCGCCGATTAGGTATCCAGCCTGATGTAATTGTGTGCCGTAGTGACCGAGATTTAACGCAAGGGGTTAAGGATAAGATTGCTTTATTTTGTGATATTGAAGAAGAAGCAGTAATTCAAGCTAAGGATTTAGAGTATATCTATGATGTACCACTAGTAATGGAAGAAGAAGGATTAGCTGATATCACCCTTAAGAATTTGAAGTTAGAAGCTAGGGTGGATAAACCAGATCTATCTGGGTGGAAAAAATTAGTAAATAAAATGAAGCATCTAGAGCTAAATACTACAATTGCAATTGTAGGAAAGTATGTTGAACTACCTGATGCTTATATTAGTATTGTAGAATCTTTACAGCATGCTGGGGTAGCAAATAATACTGATATAGATATTAAGTGGGTGCATTCTGAAGATATAGAAGAAGAAACTGCTCAAGAATATTTAGCTGATGTAGATGGGGTTTTAGTGCCAGGTGGTTTTGGTGATAGAGGAATTGCAGGTAAGATTGAAGCAATTAAATATGCTCGAGAAAATAAAGTACCTTACTTTGGAATTTGTTTAGGGATGCAGTGTGCTGTCATTGAGTTTGCTCGAAATGTATGTGGCTTAGAAGAAGCACATAGTGCAGAATTTGATGATACGGAGCATCCAGTTATTGATTTAATGCCTGAACAAAAGGATGTTGAGGATAAAGGTGGAACTATGAGATTAGGAGTTTACCCTTGTAAAGTTAAGGAAGATACAGTCTGTCGAGAAATATATCAATCAGAGATAATTTATGAGCGTCATCGTCACCGTTATGAATTTAGTAATCAGTTTCGTAAGGAGTTAACTGAAGCAGGATTGATTTTATCTGGAGTATCTCCGGATGATAAGCTAGTAGAGGTTGTAGAACTTAAAGACCACCCTTGGTTTGTAGCTAGTCAGTTCCACCCTGAATTTAAATCACGACCAAATCGCCCTCATCCATTATTTAATGGATTTGTAAAGGCGGCTATAACTAATAAATAA
- a CDS encoding XapX domain-containing protein, protein MNQVLLSAISGLIVGALFSFLKLPIPAPPTLAGVMGIIGIYLGFWLVNTLI, encoded by the coding sequence GTGAACCAAGTTTTATTATCTGCTATATCGGGGTTAATTGTTGGTGCTTTATTTTCCTTTTTAAAGTTACCTATTCCGGCTCCACCTACATTAGCAGGTGTTATGGGAATTATAGGTATTTATTTAGGTTTTTGGTTAGTCAATACTTTAATTTAA
- the argS gene encoding arginine--tRNA ligase, protein MALVQDLQDKLRAKLKEAVKMTDLEVEVIPDIKLEEPREEEHGDYATNLAMVLSGQAGMPPRKIAEKIVNNLAELDFLAQMEIAGPGFINFYFNNEWLYDVLLEINKQGSNYGQIDVGANKPVQIEFVSANPTGPLHVGHSRGAAVGDVLANILKLANFDVSKEYYINNAGNQMDLLGKSVAIRYCQLLGEDITLPEDAYHGAYIKEIAQEIVEQEGKAYLPAAQEEEIDYFREYAYEQLIANIEEDLKSFGVEFDNWFSERTLHPDSIEEVTAKLKEKDLIYEEEGALWFKATEFGDDKDRVVIKDDGTPTYLAADIAYHQNKYQRGFKEVINIWGADHHGYVKRMKSVVEALGYGTEALQIILVQMVSLLRDGKQLQMSKRSGNFVTLKDVVEEVGKDAARYFYVMRSTDSHLDFDLDLAKKESTDNPVYYIQYAHARICSILEQIEEEQIARPEFKQIDFSKLDAEAELNLIKKLADYPVEIAKSAKSREPHHIARFAYDLAAEFHKFYNKCRVLVDDQELVAARLSLVLATKQVLVNVLNLLGVSAPESM, encoded by the coding sequence ATGGCACTGGTTCAGGATTTGCAGGATAAACTACGGGCCAAGCTTAAAGAAGCAGTTAAAATGACAGACTTAGAGGTCGAGGTTATACCAGATATTAAGCTTGAAGAGCCTAGAGAAGAAGAGCATGGAGATTATGCTACTAATCTAGCTATGGTATTATCTGGACAAGCAGGGATGCCGCCCCGAAAGATTGCAGAAAAGATAGTTAATAATCTAGCGGAACTTGATTTTTTAGCTCAAATGGAGATAGCTGGTCCGGGATTTATTAATTTTTATTTTAATAATGAATGGTTATATGATGTCTTATTAGAGATAAATAAACAGGGTAGTAATTATGGTCAAATAGATGTTGGCGCTAACAAGCCAGTTCAAATTGAGTTTGTAAGTGCTAATCCCACTGGGCCATTACATGTAGGACATAGTCGTGGTGCAGCTGTTGGTGATGTATTAGCTAATATCTTAAAACTGGCTAATTTTGATGTTAGTAAAGAATACTATATTAATAACGCTGGTAATCAGATGGACCTATTAGGTAAATCAGTAGCTATTAGATACTGTCAGTTGCTGGGAGAGGATATTACTTTACCAGAAGATGCTTATCATGGAGCATATATTAAAGAAATAGCTCAAGAGATTGTTGAGCAAGAAGGTAAGGCTTATTTACCAGCAGCTCAAGAAGAAGAAATAGATTACTTTAGAGAGTATGCTTATGAACAATTAATAGCTAATATTGAGGAAGATTTAAAGAGTTTTGGTGTAGAATTTGATAACTGGTTTAGTGAACGGACTTTACATCCTGATTCTATTGAAGAAGTAACAGCTAAATTAAAAGAGAAAGATTTAATTTATGAAGAAGAAGGGGCTTTATGGTTTAAAGCGACTGAATTCGGTGATGATAAGGATAGAGTAGTAATCAAAGATGATGGGACGCCTACTTATTTGGCTGCTGATATTGCTTATCATCAAAATAAGTATCAACGAGGTTTTAAAGAAGTAATTAATATTTGGGGTGCTGATCATCATGGTTATGTTAAAAGAATGAAGTCAGTGGTAGAAGCACTAGGTTATGGTACAGAAGCACTACAGATTATTTTAGTACAGATGGTTAGTCTATTACGTGATGGAAAGCAACTTCAGATGTCTAAACGCTCTGGCAATTTTGTAACTCTTAAAGATGTAGTGGAAGAGGTAGGTAAAGATGCTGCCCGTTATTTTTATGTAATGCGTAGTACAGATAGTCATCTTGATTTTGATCTTGATTTAGCTAAAAAAGAGTCTACAGACAATCCAGTTTATTATATTCAGTATGCTCATGCTCGGATTTGTAGTATTTTAGAGCAGATAGAAGAAGAACAAATAGCAAGACCAGAATTTAAGCAGATTGATTTTTCTAAGTTAGATGCTGAAGCAGAGTTAAATTTAATCAAAAAACTAGCTGATTATCCAGTTGAAATAGCGAAAAGTGCTAAAAGTAGAGAACCACATCATATAGCACGGTTTGCTTATGATTTAGCGGCAGAGTTCCATAAGTTTTATAACAAATGTCGAGTATTAGTTGATGATCAAGAGTTAGTAGCAGCTAGATTATCTTTAGTTTTAGCTACTAAGCAAGTACTAGTTAATGTACTTAATCTATTAGGCGTTTCTGCTCCAGAAAGTATGTAA
- a CDS encoding DUF1934 domain-containing protein — protein sequence MTKEVSIKITGKQKNGTEETEINNHTKGKFYNKQGTYYLRYQEEAKGLKGVNTTLKIEDNQVTLIRQGKVRTIQEFMPQTKTKFDYKTPYGRLELEIEVEILNVNIGSRAGEINLKYQLYDKQGLIGTNWLNIVYKEE from the coding sequence TTGACTAAAGAAGTATCAATAAAGATTACAGGTAAACAAAAAAATGGGACAGAAGAAACTGAGATTAACAATCATACTAAAGGTAAATTTTATAATAAGCAAGGAACATATTACTTAAGATATCAAGAAGAAGCTAAAGGATTAAAAGGAGTTAATACTACACTTAAAATTGAAGATAATCAGGTTACTTTAATTAGGCAGGGGAAGGTCAGAACCATCCAAGAGTTTATGCCCCAGACTAAGACTAAATTTGATTATAAAACTCCTTACGGAAGATTAGAGTTAGAGATTGAGGTTGAGATATTAAATGTCAATATTGGTTCTAGAGCAGGTGAAATTAATTTAAAGTATCAATTATATGATAAACAAGGATTAATTGGTACTAATTGGTTGAATATAGTTTATAAGGAGGAATAG
- a CDS encoding DUF441 domain-containing protein yields MQVNLILIVITILGLIVKNDSLIISGIVLLTVRNLKLEGIMDLIDNYSVKVGIILIMLGVLAPLATGEMKLDRLTQGLLDPLSILAIVMGIAVTQFTREGISLLESDPAITVNLVLGVIFGVTFFNGLPSGPLIASGITAVLYKLFSFFS; encoded by the coding sequence ATGCAGGTTAATCTAATATTGATTGTAATCACTATTCTGGGCTTAATTGTAAAAAATGATTCGTTGATTATTTCCGGAATAGTCTTATTAACAGTTAGGAATTTAAAGTTAGAAGGAATTATGGATTTAATTGATAATTATAGTGTAAAAGTAGGTATTATTCTAATTATGTTAGGTGTATTAGCACCATTAGCAACTGGAGAAATGAAATTAGATAGGCTAACCCAAGGTTTATTAGATCCATTGTCTATCCTAGCAATAGTGATGGGGATTGCAGTAACTCAATTTACCCGAGAGGGCATTAGCTTATTAGAAAGTGATCCTGCAATAACAGTAAATTTAGTGCTAGGTGTTATCTTTGGAGTCACATTTTTTAATGGATTACCCAGTGGGCCTTTGATTGCTAGTGGGATTACTGCTGTTTTATATAAATTATTTTCTTTCTTTTCTTAA
- the iadA gene encoding beta-aspartyl-peptidase gives MLKLIKNGEVYNPEPLGTKDVLITGDRIVRVADNIPVPQQEFCEIEVMNVKGLKVVPGLIDPHVHLIGGGGEDGFKSRTPEIRLTDLTTAGITTAVGCLGTDGTSRHMTSLLAKARGLEEEGITSYIYTGSYQFPLQTITGNCRDDIILIDKVIGIGEIALADHRSSQPTIEQFKRITALSRTGGILSNSAGIVHVHVGNGKDGLGYLLEIAKNTQIPIVQFLPTHINRNPDLLDAANEFIEQGGMVDLTTSSTNNPEDKQVPASKAARTLLDQGASADMITFSSDGMGSLPQFDDAGNFIGLDIGSVKSLLKEMQKAVLDEGIALEKALRFVTINVADILKLEDKGQIKEGCMADLTILDEQLNVDSVLARGQLMVNNGEPIVKGTFED, from the coding sequence ATGCTTAAACTAATTAAAAATGGAGAAGTTTATAATCCTGAACCTTTAGGTACTAAAGATGTATTGATTACGGGAGATAGAATCGTTAGGGTAGCAGATAATATTCCTGTTCCTCAACAAGAATTTTGTGAAATTGAAGTAATGAATGTCAAAGGTCTTAAAGTTGTACCCGGGTTAATTGATCCCCATGTACATTTAATTGGTGGTGGTGGAGAAGATGGTTTTAAGAGTAGAACCCCTGAGATAAGGTTGACTGATTTAACTACCGCTGGAATTACTACTGCTGTCGGATGTCTAGGAACAGATGGAACAAGTAGGCATATGACCTCTTTGTTGGCTAAAGCTCGTGGCTTAGAAGAGGAAGGAATTACTAGCTATATTTATACTGGATCTTATCAATTTCCTTTACAGACAATAACAGGTAACTGCCGGGATGATATTATCTTAATTGATAAAGTTATTGGAATAGGAGAAATAGCTCTAGCAGACCATCGTTCTTCTCAGCCGACAATAGAGCAGTTTAAACGGATTACTGCATTATCTAGAACGGGGGGGATTCTTTCTAATTCAGCTGGAATTGTGCATGTTCATGTAGGAAATGGGAAAGATGGTCTAGGTTATTTGTTGGAGATAGCTAAGAATACCCAAATCCCTATAGTTCAATTTTTACCAACCCATATTAATAGAAACCCAGATTTATTAGATGCAGCTAATGAGTTTATTGAACAAGGTGGGATGGTAGATCTAACTACTAGTTCAACTAATAATCCTGAGGATAAACAGGTTCCCGCTAGTAAAGCAGCTAGGACTTTACTAGACCAAGGTGCTAGTGCAGATATGATTACTTTTAGTTCTGATGGGATGGGTAGTTTACCTCAATTTGATGATGCAGGAAACTTTATTGGTTTGGATATTGGGTCAGTTAAATCTTTATTAAAAGAGATGCAAAAGGCAGTATTAGATGAGGGGATTGCTTTAGAAAAAGCTTTAAGGTTTGTAACAATAAATGTTGCTGATATTCTAAAGCTAGAAGATAAGGGCCAAATAAAAGAAGGCTGTATGGCCGATTTAACAATTTTAGATGAACAGTTAAATGTTGATTCAGTCTTGGCCCGGGGCCAATTAATGGTAAATAATGGAGAACCGATAGTCAAAGGAACGTTTGAAGATTAG
- the glnA gene encoding type I glutamate--ammonia ligase translates to MSLTKEDILNKADELNVKFIRLQFTDILGVIKNVAITIDQLEDALDGEIMFDGSSIDGFTRIQESDMKLKPDFDTFTVFPWRPEKGGRVARLICDVYMPNGEPFEGGPRNVLQNVLEEAQEMGYEMYLGPEPEFFLFEKGEEGEPTTITHDKGGYFDLGPIDEGQDTRRDIVLALEQMGFEMEASHHEVAPGQHEIDFKYDDALRTADNIATFKFVVKAIANEHNLHATFMPKPIFGENGSGMHMNQSLFKDGENAFYDEADELGLSQTAYYYIGGLLKHADAIAAITNPTVNSYKRLVPGYEAPVYKAWSASNRSALIRIPASRGAGTRVEMRNPDPAANPYLATAVMLKAGLDGIKNEIEPPAEVVENIFAMDKGRKAELGIDSLPGNINDAVDELLKDELIQDALGDHVLKHFVEAKRLEWDVYRTQVHQWELDQYLKTF, encoded by the coding sequence ATGAGTTTAACAAAAGAGGATATTTTGAATAAGGCTGATGAGTTAAATGTTAAGTTTATTAGACTACAGTTTACAGATATTTTAGGTGTAATTAAGAACGTAGCAATTACTATTGACCAATTAGAGGATGCATTAGATGGTGAAATCATGTTTGACGGTTCTTCAATTGACGGGTTTACTAGAATTCAAGAGTCAGATATGAAGTTAAAGCCAGATTTTGATACATTTACTGTTTTTCCTTGGCGCCCTGAAAAAGGTGGAAGAGTAGCTAGATTGATCTGTGATGTTTATATGCCTAATGGTGAACCTTTTGAAGGTGGACCGCGAAATGTATTACAAAATGTTTTAGAAGAAGCACAAGAGATGGGATATGAGATGTATCTTGGCCCAGAGCCAGAATTTTTCTTATTCGAAAAAGGTGAAGAAGGAGAGCCAACTACTATTACTCATGATAAAGGTGGCTACTTTGATTTAGGGCCAATTGATGAAGGCCAAGATACAAGAAGGGATATTGTATTAGCATTAGAACAGATGGGCTTTGAAATGGAGGCTTCGCACCATGAAGTTGCACCAGGTCAGCACGAGATTGACTTTAAATATGATGATGCTTTAAGAACAGCTGATAATATTGCTACTTTTAAATTTGTAGTAAAGGCTATTGCAAACGAGCATAATTTACACGCTACATTTATGCCTAAGCCTATTTTTGGTGAAAATGGTTCTGGAATGCATATGAATCAGTCCTTATTTAAAGATGGAGAGAATGCATTCTATGACGAGGCTGATGAATTAGGTTTAAGCCAAACAGCTTATTATTACATTGGTGGATTATTAAAGCATGCTGATGCTATTGCAGCAATTACTAATCCAACAGTTAATTCTTATAAAAGATTAGTACCAGGCTATGAAGCACCAGTTTATAAGGCTTGGTCTGCTTCTAATCGTAGTGCTTTAATTAGAATACCAGCTTCTCGTGGAGCAGGAACAAGAGTAGAGATGAGAAATCCTGATCCAGCAGCTAATCCATACTTAGCAACTGCTGTTATGCTAAAAGCTGGTTTAGACGGAATTAAGAATGAAATTGAACCACCAGCTGAAGTTGTAGAGAATATCTTTGCTATGGATAAAGGAAGAAAAGCAGAATTAGGTATTGATAGTTTACCAGGTAATATTAATGATGCAGTTGATGAGTTATTAAAAGATGAGCTTATTCAGGATGCTTTAGGAGATCATGTTTTAAAGCATTTTGTAGAAGCTAAGAGATTAGAATGGGATGTATATAGAACACAAGTACATCAATGGGAATTAGACCAATATTTAAAAACATTTTAA
- a CDS encoding amino acid permease — translation MSTKEEGLSAWHLTMLALGTVVGGSFFLGSAVSIKAAGPGILISYLLAGTLVYIVLTALSEMTIAEQAPGSFRTYAEQMYGPLVGFVLGWVYWTGLILAMSSEATAAAMFIQKWLPGISLPFMAALIIVAVTLVNLLGAKLLATLESGLALIKVSAVIAFIGLAIALIIGIMPGIEPIGLGALKAEPLFPRGISGLAGAMLIVIFTYAGFEIIGLSASEASEPTTTIPRAIKFTVFGLVGLYVLSLITLLPLIPTAALREHVSPFVAALSAAGLDWVATPMNAILILAIVSTMLAAMFGLGRMVRSLADKGYAPSWLKSEGEVPRRGILFSGAGMLVGIGMAYLLPNQIYLFLVSSGGFAFLFSYAMIMATHYKYRKETGCPPDGNCQLMWYPYTTIFAFVALVAAIFSMPLIPGQGSGLFAGLILVAFYTIVYMVRKAYLLKATNEDISFKKLIGLNTKGVERLTPQTSMEASDELTPKDSCQKKNNDNNKKNNE, via the coding sequence ATGTCTACAAAAGAAGAAGGACTATCAGCCTGGCATCTTACGATGTTGGCCCTAGGAACAGTAGTAGGGGGATCTTTCTTTTTAGGATCTGCAGTCTCTATTAAGGCTGCTGGGCCAGGTATACTCATTTCTTATCTATTAGCAGGTACACTAGTATATATTGTTTTAACTGCTTTATCTGAAATGACTATTGCTGAGCAAGCTCCTGGTTCTTTTAGAACATACGCTGAACAAATGTATGGCCCTCTAGTTGGTTTTGTTTTAGGGTGGGTCTACTGGACTGGATTAATTCTTGCTATGTCCAGTGAAGCAACAGCTGCAGCTATGTTCATCCAAAAGTGGCTTCCTGGCATCTCTCTACCTTTTATGGCAGCACTTATCATTGTTGCTGTTACACTAGTTAACTTATTAGGGGCCAAGTTACTGGCTACCTTAGAAAGTGGACTAGCCTTAATAAAAGTATCTGCAGTTATAGCATTTATCGGATTAGCTATTGCTTTAATAATAGGTATAATGCCTGGAATAGAACCTATAGGATTAGGTGCTTTAAAAGCTGAACCTCTATTTCCTAGAGGAATATCAGGGCTAGCAGGTGCAATGTTAATTGTAATATTCACTTACGCAGGCTTTGAAATTATTGGACTATCAGCCTCAGAAGCTAGCGAACCTACAACTACAATCCCACGTGCAATCAAATTCACAGTATTTGGATTAGTAGGACTTTATGTTCTTTCTTTAATTACGCTACTTCCTCTAATTCCAACAGCTGCATTAAGAGAGCATGTTAGTCCGTTTGTAGCAGCTCTTAGTGCAGCAGGATTAGATTGGGTAGCTACTCCCATGAATGCAATTTTAATCTTAGCTATTGTATCAACTATGTTAGCTGCTATGTTTGGGCTAGGTAGAATGGTTCGTTCATTAGCTGATAAAGGATATGCTCCTTCATGGCTTAAGTCAGAAGGTGAAGTACCTAGACGTGGTATTTTATTTTCAGGAGCTGGAATGCTAGTAGGAATTGGTATGGCCTATTTATTACCAAATCAAATCTATCTTTTTCTCGTTAGTTCAGGAGGATTTGCCTTTTTATTTTCCTATGCTATGATTATGGCTACTCATTATAAATACAGAAAAGAAACTGGTTGCCCACCAGATGGTAATTGCCAGCTTATGTGGTATCCCTACACAACTATATTTGCTTTTGTTGCTTTAGTAGCTGCTATATTCAGTATGCCTTTGATTCCTGGGCAAGGGTCAGGGTTATTTGCTGGATTAATATTAGTAGCCTTCTATACTATTGTTTATATGGTACGTAAAGCTTACCTACTAAAAGCAACTAATGAAGATATTTCCTTTAAAAAGCTAATTGGATTAAATACGAAAGGAGTAGAAAGATTGACTCCTCAAACTAGTATGGAAGCAAGCGACGAATTGACGCCCAAAGATTCCTGTCAAAAAAAGAATAATGATAATAATAAAAAGAATAATGAGTAA
- a CDS encoding DUF4363 family protein, which produces MKKVLIGNTLFLILMVGLTFYGYKEVVHSANPLLNKLNTLEKNIENNNWQQASLTSKALQKNWERTQNLWTLVLHHNRVDDLENSLTRIKKAVAIEEEAEALIEIAVSKRLIRNVPNTEEIDIKNIF; this is translated from the coding sequence ATGAAAAAAGTATTAATTGGAAATACTTTATTTTTGATACTAATGGTTGGATTAACTTTTTATGGGTATAAAGAGGTAGTTCATTCAGCTAACCCCTTACTAAATAAACTAAATACATTAGAGAAGAATATTGAAAATAATAATTGGCAACAGGCCAGTCTAACTAGTAAAGCTCTACAAAAAAATTGGGAAAGAACGCAAAATTTATGGACTCTAGTACTACATCATAATCGAGTTGATGACTTAGAAAACTCGTTAACTAGAATTAAAAAAGCAGTAGCAATAGAAGAAGAAGCAGAAGCTTTAATTGAAATAGCAGTTAGTAAGAGATTAATTCGAAATGTCCCCAATACAGAAGAAATTGATATTAAAAATATATTTTAA